The DNA sequence CAAGCCCGCATAATGAGTCCGTTGTTTATGCAGTGGTCTCGACATACCGAGCCCGCACTAAGATCTTTAGCAAAGCGCTGCTTAGTGGTTTTATCTGCCACTAACTCTAAGGCACCCACTAGGCCTTTAGTCCTTGCTTCTCCCACCAGCGGGTGCTCGGCCAGTTCTTGCCAACGTTTCGCCAAATAAGGCGCCGTTTTTTCGCGGACGTTTTGCACAATGTTTTCTTGCTGCATAATGCGGATGTTTTCAATTGCCACTGCACAAGCGGCTGGGTGGCCTGAATAGGTAAAGCCATGAGCAAACTCGGTATCGGCCTCAATTAAGCCATTGGCGACTTCATCTGATACCATGACTGCGCCTAGCGGTAAATAACCAGAAGTAATGCCTTTGGCCATGCACAATAAATCGGGCTTAATATTAAAGGTTTGGCTGGCAAACCATTCGCCGGTTCTGCCAAAGCCACAAATGACTTCGTCAACAATCAATAAAATTTGGTATTTATCACAAATTCTCTGAATTTCAGGCCAGTAGCTATCAGGTGGAATAATCACGCCGCCAGCACCCTGAATAGGTTCGGCGATAAATGCAGCCACCTTATCTTCACCTAATTCGAGAATTTTTTGTTCTAGTTGGCGGGCGCGTTCTACACCAAACTGTTGAGGATCTTGTCCTTGGCCTTCTTCAAACCAGTAGGGCTGGTCGATATGACAAATGTTAGGTAAGGGTAAACCGCCTTGAGCATGCATAAAGCCCATGCCTCCTAAACTCGCGCCAGCCATTGTGCTGCCGTGGTAGGCGTTATTGCGACTAATAATATTGAGCTTTTCAGGTTGGCCTTTGCTTGCCCAGTAGTGACGAACCATGCGAACTACCGTGTCATTACACTCTGAGCCTGAGCCAGTAAAGAAGGCATGATTTAGCCCCTCAGGGGTCAGTTCAGCGAGCAGAGTAGACAGTTCTACCGCTGGCTTATGGGTAGTTTGGAAAAATAAATTGTAATAAGGAAGCTGCTGCATTTGCTTGGCTGCGGCATCAACCAACTCTTGACGGCCATAACCCAAGTTAACACACCACAAGCCAGCCATCGCATCGAGCAACTTATTGCCCTCACTGTCGTATACAAAGATACCTTCGCCGCGTTCAATAACCTTCGCACCCTTCTCATTTAACTCTTTAAAGTTAGTAAAGGGATGCAGGCAATGGGCGCTGTCTTGCTGCTGTATCGTCAATGTTGCTTTGCTCATTTCGCCTCCTTGTGGCTGAGTCAATTAGTTTGCTATACGTTGAGTAATAAAAACTCACGTTCCCAAGAGCTGATTACTTTAAAAAAGGTTTGGTACTCTTTGCGTTTCACCGCTACGTAGCAGCTAATAAATCGCTCACCTATAATTTCTTTTAGCTCTTCACACTGTTCCAAAGCGACTAACGCTTCTTCTAAGGTGCCAGGTAGGGTGTAGCGGTCTTCACTGACATCGCCAGTTTCTTGGGCTGTTGGTTTTAGTTGGTTTTTCATACCTAAGTAACCACAAGCTAAGGTCAGCGCCATGGCTAAATAAGGGTTGGCATCGGCACCAGCAAAGCGGTTTTCTACGCGGCGGTTGCGGGGATCAGACAATGGTACACGTAAACCCACGGTGCGATTATCTACGCCCCACTGCAAGTTGATGGGGGCTGAATCACCGAACATTAAGCGGCGATAGCTATTTACGTTAGGCGCATAAAAGGCAATGCTAGCCGGTGTATATTGCTGTAGGCCAGCAATGAAACTGAGAAAGAGTTCGCTGTTACTGCCATCATCATTGGCAAACAAGTTGTTGCCGTCTAAGTCTTCTAGGCTCTGGTGGATGTGCATGGCGCTGCCTGGCTCATCTTCCATCGGTTTAGCCATAAATGTGGCATAAGTGTCATGTTGTAAGGCGGCTTCGCGCATGGTGCGTTTGAATAAAAATACTTGATCACAAGCTAGTACCGGCTCGCCATGATCAAAGTTGATTTCCATTTGCGCAGCACCCGACTCATGCACCAAGGTATCCACATCTAGATTTTGCGCTTCACAATAGTCGTACATGTCTTCAAACAGTGGATCAAATTCGTTTACCGCATCAATGCTGAACGACTGGCGGGCAGTTTCAGGGCGTCCATTACGGCCAATCGGTGGCTCTAATGGGTAATCCCAATCTAGATTCTTTTTAACTAGGAAAAACTCAAGCTCTGGAGCAACCACCGGTTTCCAGCCTTCTTTTTCATACAAGTCTAAAACTTTTTTCAATACTGAACGCGGTGCCATGCCGATCAACTCACCGTCGGCGTTGTAGCAGTCATGTATCAATTGTGCAGTGGGTTCTTTTGCCCAAGGAACAAAACGTAAGCTATCGGTGTCAGGCTCTAAGCTCATGTCTTTCTCGGTCCAATCAAACAGGCCATTGTCGTCATCAGGCCAGTCCCCGGTAACCGTTTGATAAAAGATCGACTCGGGTAGTCGCATCCCTCCTTCTTTTAGATATTTATTCGCCGGAATAATTTTGCCGCGGGCATTTCCGGTTATATCTGGTATTAGGCACTCAACTTCGGTTATTCGGTTTTCAGCAAACCACTTCCTGACGTTTTCCATAATCACCTGTCATTAGTCTGTTTAGTAAAGCGGGGCATATCTACTGGACGAGACGTTTTTGCTCCGTGCTATTAAGATTTGTCATGAAATGGGATGAATGTCAACCAAGTGTTAAATAAAACCCAATTTTTTCGCTAAAACATGCCTTATAGACAAAAACGTTTGCATTATACTTAACACTATGGTGTAAATCTAAAGGGTAAAAGGGATGTTTACCCAAGGGGACTGTTAATTATGTTGAAACACAAGCCGCAAACTTTGCCGCTTTCGCTGGTTGAGCAAGTGCAAGAATTCTTAAATGACCATCCTCAGTTAAAAAGCGTTGATTTGATGCTCGCTGATATGAATGGCGTTATTAGGGGCAAGCGTATTGAAGTGGGGTCACTGCTTAAAATTGCCGAAGAGGGCATGTGTTTACCTGCTTCGGTGTTTGCACTTGATATTTGCGGTGAAACGGTTGAACAAACAGGTTTAGGTTTTGCCCAAGGAGATGGCGACCGAATTTGTCATTTATTGCCGCATAGCTTAAGTATGATCCCTTGGAAAAACGATGCCGCCCAAGCCTTGCTAACCATGCACGAGGTTGATGGTAGCCCATTTTTTGCAGACCCTCGTCAGTTGTTATGCAAAGCCTTAAAAGGTTTACACCAGCAAGAGTATTTCCCTTGTGTTGCTATTGAATGGGAATTTTATTTATTAGATGCGGCTGCCGATACCGAGCAACCCTTACCGCCGTTATTACCCTTGTCTCAGCAAAGAATGGAGCAAACGCAAGTTTACTCCTTAGATGAGCTAGATGAGTTTGCCGAGTTTATTCAAGATATTCAAAGCTATTGCCATACCCAAAATATCCCTAGCGACAACGTGATTGCTGAATATGCGCCTGGCCAGTTTGAAGTGACCTTGCAGCACCAAACCGACCCATTGTTGGCTTGTGATCAAGCCATATTGTTAAAACGAGCGATTAAAGCGGTCGCTAAAAAGCATGGTTACAATGCCACGTTTATGGCGAAGCCTTACGCCGAACATTCAGGCAACGGCTGCCATGTACACATTAGTATGTTAGATGCGCAAGGCAAAAATGTCTTCGCTGAAGATCTGGGTGTGCTGCACTATGCTTTGGCGGGGTTATTAGACACTATGCCTCAGGCTATAGCCTTATTAGCGCCTAATGCCAACTCTTACCGTCGCTTTCAACCCGATATGTTTGTGCCTTTACAAGCCAACTGGGGTTGGGATAATCGTACCGTGGCGCTACGCATTCCTTCAGGTAGCAAACAGAATACTCGGATTGAACATCGCGTGGCCGGCGCAGACTGCAACCCCTATATTGTTATGTCGGCGCTACTGTTTGGTATTCAGCACGGTCTTGCTCAGCAACTATCCTGCGCCGAACCGGTGAGTGGGGATGCCAGCAAAGAACACGCACCTGCTTTGCCTACCTCATGGGAACAAGCCCTAAATGAGTTTCATCAGTCAAGCTTATGGCATCTGCTCGGAGACGATTTCAGCCATGTGTATCATGCAAACAAACTCAATGAATGGCAGCGATTTGAAGCCGCCGTTACACCGTTAGAGCAGCAATGGTACCAACAAATGGTGTAAGCCAAGCCAAGGACAGCAAGGATTTCGTAATAACATCAAAGGTGAGAACATGAAAGCGCAACACGCTTCTTCATATTATGCTGCGAGTGCTAACCTGCAACTCGATTATCCGCAGTTAACTGGCGAGCACCAGGTTGACGTATGTGTGGTCGGTGCTGGCATTACTGGCGCAACAACCGCGCTGGAGTTAGCTGAAAAAGGCTACAAAGTAATGTTGCTAGAGGGCGCCCGCGTCGGTTGGGGGGCTTCTGGTCGGAGTGGTGGCCAAGCTATTTTTGGTTGGGCGTCTGAGCAATCCACGCTAGAAAAGATGATGGGTAAAGACGACGCTAGAAAAATGTGGGATTTATCTACTGAAGCCTTAACCATTACCAAAGACAACATCAAAAAACACAACATTGATTGTGATTGGCAAGACGGTCAAATCCACGTAGCGATTAAAGAGCGCCACGTTGAGGAGCTTAAAGCTTGGCACCGTCAGCTTGAAGACGATTATGCTTACCACAGCTTAGCGTATTGGGACCAAGAAAAACTGGCTAGCGAATTAAATAGCCCGCGCTATTTAGGTGGAATGTTCGATTCAAATGGTGGCCACTTACACCCGCTTAATTACACTCTAGGCCTAGTTAAAGCGGCCGCATTAGCTGGTGCAGAGATATATGAAGACAGCAAGGTTATAAAAATTGAGCACGGCAGTAAAGTGACCTTGCATACCGCTCAGGCAAAAGTGACCTGTTCACACGTGGTGTTAGCGTGCAATGCCTATATGGAAGGTTTAAATAGTAAACTTGAAAGCCGCGTTATGCCGGTGGGGACTTACATTTGCGCCACCAAACCCTTAGGTGAAGAGCGTGCTCGCAGCTTAATTGGCAACAATATGGGGGTATGTGATATCAATTTTGTATTGGATTACTACCGTTGCTCGGCTGATCACCGCATGTTGTTTGGTGGTCGTGTCAGTTATTCTGGGATCGAGCCAAGAAACCTAGCCGCTACCATGAAGCAACGAATGGATTGGGTGTTTCCTCAATTAGCGGGTGAGCCAGTGGAGTTTGCTTGGGGCGGTAATGTCGGCATTACCATTAATCGTGCTCCGCATTTTGGCCGAATTGCGCCTAACGTGTATTTTGCCCAAGGTTTTTCTGGTCATGGTATTGCCGCTACAGGCTTAGCCGGCACTTTGATGGCCGAATCCATCATGGCAACGTCTGAGCGCTTTGATATCTTTGATAAAATTTCTCATATGCCTTTCCCTGGTGGTCGCTTGCTCCGTACCCCAGCGTTGGTGATGGCAATGACTTACTACCGCATTAGAGATCTTTTGTAAGCCAGACGGCAGCACTAAGCAGGATTAGTGCTGTCTTTACTTGCCATGTTCGTACTATAGTACGAAAAATCTGCCTATAAACCTATCTGCTGTTACTGAATTCTCGTTATACTTGCCCAATATTCGTTAAAACAAAGGCATGTAATCATGGCTGCATCACCAATCAATTCAATTTTTCCTAAGGCTAGTCGACTCGTATATGGGTGCATGGGTTTAGGCGGTGGCTGGGATAACTCTCCTGTTAATCAAGAACACTTAAATCAAGCTCATGCTGCCATTGATGCAGCCTTAGACATTGGCATTAATTATTTTGACCACGCCGATATTTACACGATGGGTAAAGCCGAGCAGGTATTTGGTCAAGTGTTGGCGCAGCGCCCAGAGTTGCGAGATCAAATTATTTTGCAAACCAAGTGTGCGATTCGCTTTGGCGATGACCAATGGTGTGGTCGCTACGATTGGTCGGCAGATTATATTCGCCACAGTACTGAAGCGTCTTTAAAACGCTTACAAAGTGACAGTATTGAGATGATGATGTTACATCGTCCTGATCCTTTGGCTGAATTGGACGAAGTGGCTGAAGTGCTGCAAGCCTTGAAAGACAGCGGTAAAGTGCAACAGTTTGGTGTATCGAATATGAGTGGGACTCAGCTTGCTTACTTGCAATCAGCATTAAGCTTCCCGCTGGTGGCCAATCAGTTAGAAATGAGTTTATCTAAGTTAGATTGGCTAAATCACAATATTGCCGTGAACGACCAACAAGCCTTAGGCCACAGCTTTACTGCTGGCACTTTAGAATATTGTGCGATGAACAAGGTTCAAATTCAGGCTTGGGGCAGTCTGTCGCGTGGTTTATTTAGTGGGGCAGATTTATCAAATGCTAGTCAAGCTCAGCGAGATACAGCTCAGTTGGTTCGGCAATATGCCGAGCAACATTCAAGCTCTACTGAAGCCATCGTGTTAGCGTGGTTAATCCGCCATCCAGCTGGTATTCAGCCAGTGATTGGCAGCGTTAACGTAGATCGTATTCGTGCTTGCGCCGATGCGACTAAAGTACAGTTAAGCCGAGAGCAGTGGTATCAGCTTTATGTGACTTCGCGTGGCCAAGCCTTGCCATAGGCCTGTTTATTATTGACAAGGCCGAGCCTATTTAGTGCTCGGCTTTTATTGGCGTACACCAATTACGCTTCGGCCTTGAGTTTGCTCACTAATTTGATTAACCACCCTGTCACCAAGATGCTTAATAACACCGTAGAAACCGGCATAACCAACCAAATACCTGTCACCCCAAGAGTCATCGGCAAAATCAGCATAAATGGCAATTGAACGGCCATATTGCCCAGCGAAATGAGTGTTGCGCGGTTGGCCATGTTAATCGACTGAAACACCACTGCGGCAGTAAATACTAAGCCATCAAAGGGCATCGCCCACAGGTGCAAGCGGATCCCCGTTACAGTGGCGCTGAGTAACTCTGGGTCGTTGTTGTTAAAAACGCCAACACTCAATTCACTGAACAAGTTAATCAGTACCACCGCCGCCAATCCGGTACCTAATATAATACTAAAACCCAAAGCCATCACTTTTAGTACATTGTCGTAACGTTTGGCACCGTAATTGTAGGAAATAAGCGGCTGCATGCCATTAGCAAAGCCTTCTGCAATAAAGTAATAAATAACGCTGAGGTAGAGCACAATCGCGTAGGCGCCTGTTTCAGTAATGCTGCCGTAGCGTAGAAATAAATAGTTATGGATCACCGTAATGAAGGCGGTGTACACGGTAGTAAAGAAGCTACTTAAGCCTAAGTTGGCAATGTTCGCTAAGTAGCCAGTGTTTAGTGTAAAGCGGCTGAACTGAAAGCTTAACGTACTATAGGGTGAGAAAAAGTAGCCTAAGGCTAATAGCATCACTAGGGCTTGCGCCCCCAAAGTAGCATAAGCTGCTCCGGCTAATTGCCAGTTCCAATGAACGATGAGCAAATAATCTAAACCGATGTTAGCCACTGCGCCAATTATCATCAATACCGTAGCAAAGTTAGGGGAGTTGTCGTTGCGAATCAAAATGGGGAGGGCACAACTGCAAAGTACGACCAAAGCGCCGTTGCCTAATATGCTGAGGTAACTTTCGGCCATTTGCTGTATATCGCCGCTAGCGCCTTGAACCCTGATCGGCGTCTCCCCCAGGGCCCACAATAAGCTAGTAAACAAGGCTGCCATCACGATCATCAGTAGTAAGGCGTGGCTAAGCAAACTTTGCGCCTTAGTCTGTTGTGCTTTACCGCTCGCGATTGAGATTAGCGCCCCTGCGCCGACCCCCACCATTAAACCTAAACCGGTGACCAAAAAAATAATCGGCCAGGCGAGATTAATGGCGGCTAAGCCTGACGCGCCCAGTACATGACCAATGAAGATCCCGTCTACAATCAAATAAACACCGCTTACCACCATGGCGATAACGGATGGAATAGAATAGCGCCAAAATTGTTTGGTTATGTTGTTACTAAGCATGAGTCGCCGTTATCGGGTGCAAGTGATTGGGAGCAGTTAAAGCCGAGTGAGTGCTCATCATATTCGCTTTTATTTACCAGACAAGAGGGAAAACTAGATATTAGGGTATAAACTAAATAATTGTTCACCACTTAGTTATATCAGCAGCATAAGTGAGCATTATCGTCGCGAGTCATCGGTTTAAGCTGTTGTTTACTATATGGGTGTATCTAAGTCGCGCGGAGGTTGTTGAGTGAATCAAAATATAAAAATCCGCTTAGCCAAGCTAGACGATGCCAGTGCTATCAGTGCGTTGTTAACGCAATTAGCACAACGTTTTTTAGTGCAAGACTTTACTGAAGCCGGCAGCCAATGTTTGTTAGCAGCGATGACAGAACAGTCGATCGTCTCCTATATTAAGCAGGGCTTTTGTTATCACTTAGCTGAGCAGTTTTACGAGTATGGTCAGCCCCAATTGTTGGGCGTGGTGGCGACGCGAGATAATACCCACCTTTATCACCTATTTGTGGCCGAGCTTGCTCAAGGTCAAGGTTTAGCGGGTAAGTTGTGGCAACAGGCTAAAGCGGTTTGCTTAGCTAATGGCAATCAAGGTGAATTTACCGTCAATGCCTCACTTGGGGCAAAAGCGATGTATCAAGCTTGGGGGTTTGTGGCTGAGCAAGAGCGGCGTGAAAACAAAGGCATCATTGATGTGCCTATGCGTTTAATCATTGAAGAAGTGCTCACTAAGGAGAAACAATGCAACTAGCTCAACTTAATATCGCCACCGCCCGAGATGATTTAGATTCCCCTTTGCTAAAAGATTTTGTTGATAATCTTGAGCCTATTAATGCTATCGCCGAAGCCTGTGACGGATTTATATGGCGGCTAAAAGACGACAGCGGTAATGCCACCGAGATTCAGGCATTTGCCAATCCTAGAATGATCGTGAATATGTCAGTGTGGCAATCGGTGGCGAGTTTGCAGCAATTTATGTTTAAAACCCATCATATCGATATGATGAAACGGCGCGCCGAATGGTTTGAAAAACAGCCCTTAGCGACTTATGTACTTTGGTGGGTTGAAGCCAACCATCAGCCAAGCTTAGAAGAAGCGTTAGAGCGTTTAGATCATCTTAGAACGCATGGTGAAAGTCCCTTTGCCTTCACCTTTAAAAGCCAATTTACCGCAGCCGATATAATTTAAGCTAAGTGCACAAAAAAACGTCTAAGCTAATGGATAGCAAGCAAGGCCAGTTGGCTTGGCATATCAAAAGCTAGGAGTCCTTATGAGTAAGGCTATTATCGCTGACAACAAACCGAAAAAAGTCAGTTTAGTTAAAGGTGATCAATACTACTTCTGTAGTTGTGGTCGTTCTAAATCCCAACCTTTTTGCGATGGTAGCCACGCCGGAACAGGGCTTAAGCCTAAAGCATTTACTGCTGAACAATCGGGCGACGCCTATTTATGCGCCTGTAAAACCACCAGTAATAGCCCCTTTTGTGATGGTAGCCACAAACAGATCAGTGCCGAGCAACTTGGCCAAGAAGTTCCAGACATTACGGTTAAAGATACTGTTCCGCAAGCGACTCCTACCGCTGAAGAACCGACCGTGGCGTTTATTCATCAATTAGCCCGCGAAGGCTTATCGCAGCTGGGCCACCATGGTGCGATGACGTCGATGGGTGTACCCAGACACTTATTACCACAGTGGGACGAGATTCAGATTATGGTGGCACAAATGGCCACTAAGCCGCTATTTGAAAACCAGTCGGTAGGTACCAAGTTAGTGATTGGCCCAGAGGCGGCGAAACCCTTAGCGCTTAACATCCCCTTGTTTGTCTCAGATATGAGTTTTGGCGCGTTATCAGAAGAAGCCAAAACCGCCTTAGCCAAAGGCGCTGAACTTGCTGGTACCGGTATTTGTTCGGGGGAAGGAGGCATGTTAGCTGAAGAGCAACAGCAAAATTCTCGTTATTTGTATGAACTCGCTAGTGCCAAATTTGGCTACCAAGAATCGCTGCTAGAAAAGGTGCAGGCTTTTCATTTCAAAGGTGGTCAAGGCGCCAAAACAGGCACCGGTGGGCACCTTCCCGGAAATAAAAATCAAGGCAAAATATCTTTAGTTAGAGGCATACCAGAAGGGCAAGCGGCTATCTCGCCTCCTACCTTTGAAGACTTACACAGTGCCAAAGATTTTAAGTATTTTGCCGACAGGGTAAGAGAAGTCAGCGGAGGGATCCCGATTGGTTTTAAGCTGAGCGCA is a window from the Agarivorans sp. TSD2052 genome containing:
- a CDS encoding aspartate aminotransferase family protein, translating into MSKATLTIQQQDSAHCLHPFTNFKELNEKGAKVIERGEGIFVYDSEGNKLLDAMAGLWCVNLGYGRQELVDAAAKQMQQLPYYNLFFQTTHKPAVELSTLLAELTPEGLNHAFFTGSGSECNDTVVRMVRHYWASKGQPEKLNIISRNNAYHGSTMAGASLGGMGFMHAQGGLPLPNICHIDQPYWFEEGQGQDPQQFGVERARQLEQKILELGEDKVAAFIAEPIQGAGGVIIPPDSYWPEIQRICDKYQILLIVDEVICGFGRTGEWFASQTFNIKPDLLCMAKGITSGYLPLGAVMVSDEVANGLIEADTEFAHGFTYSGHPAACAVAIENIRIMQQENIVQNVREKTAPYLAKRWQELAEHPLVGEARTKGLVGALELVADKTTKQRFAKDLSAGSVCRDHCINNGLIMRACGETMIISPPLVITKSEIDQLITLAKKSLDDTLQALS
- a CDS encoding glutamine synthetase family protein encodes the protein MENVRKWFAENRITEVECLIPDITGNARGKIIPANKYLKEGGMRLPESIFYQTVTGDWPDDDNGLFDWTEKDMSLEPDTDSLRFVPWAKEPTAQLIHDCYNADGELIGMAPRSVLKKVLDLYEKEGWKPVVAPELEFFLVKKNLDWDYPLEPPIGRNGRPETARQSFSIDAVNEFDPLFEDMYDYCEAQNLDVDTLVHESGAAQMEINFDHGEPVLACDQVFLFKRTMREAALQHDTYATFMAKPMEDEPGSAMHIHQSLEDLDGNNLFANDDGSNSELFLSFIAGLQQYTPASIAFYAPNVNSYRRLMFGDSAPINLQWGVDNRTVGLRVPLSDPRNRRVENRFAGADANPYLAMALTLACGYLGMKNQLKPTAQETGDVSEDRYTLPGTLEEALVALEQCEELKEIIGERFISCYVAVKRKEYQTFFKVISSWEREFLLLNV
- a CDS encoding glutamine synthetase family protein — its product is MLKHKPQTLPLSLVEQVQEFLNDHPQLKSVDLMLADMNGVIRGKRIEVGSLLKIAEEGMCLPASVFALDICGETVEQTGLGFAQGDGDRICHLLPHSLSMIPWKNDAAQALLTMHEVDGSPFFADPRQLLCKALKGLHQQEYFPCVAIEWEFYLLDAAADTEQPLPPLLPLSQQRMEQTQVYSLDELDEFAEFIQDIQSYCHTQNIPSDNVIAEYAPGQFEVTLQHQTDPLLACDQAILLKRAIKAVAKKHGYNATFMAKPYAEHSGNGCHVHISMLDAQGKNVFAEDLGVLHYALAGLLDTMPQAIALLAPNANSYRRFQPDMFVPLQANWGWDNRTVALRIPSGSKQNTRIEHRVAGADCNPYIVMSALLFGIQHGLAQQLSCAEPVSGDASKEHAPALPTSWEQALNEFHQSSLWHLLGDDFSHVYHANKLNEWQRFEAAVTPLEQQWYQQMV
- a CDS encoding NAD(P)/FAD-dependent oxidoreductase; amino-acid sequence: MKAQHASSYYAASANLQLDYPQLTGEHQVDVCVVGAGITGATTALELAEKGYKVMLLEGARVGWGASGRSGGQAIFGWASEQSTLEKMMGKDDARKMWDLSTEALTITKDNIKKHNIDCDWQDGQIHVAIKERHVEELKAWHRQLEDDYAYHSLAYWDQEKLASELNSPRYLGGMFDSNGGHLHPLNYTLGLVKAAALAGAEIYEDSKVIKIEHGSKVTLHTAQAKVTCSHVVLACNAYMEGLNSKLESRVMPVGTYICATKPLGEERARSLIGNNMGVCDINFVLDYYRCSADHRMLFGGRVSYSGIEPRNLAATMKQRMDWVFPQLAGEPVEFAWGGNVGITINRAPHFGRIAPNVYFAQGFSGHGIAATGLAGTLMAESIMATSERFDIFDKISHMPFPGGRLLRTPALVMAMTYYRIRDLL
- a CDS encoding aldo/keto reductase is translated as MAASPINSIFPKASRLVYGCMGLGGGWDNSPVNQEHLNQAHAAIDAALDIGINYFDHADIYTMGKAEQVFGQVLAQRPELRDQIILQTKCAIRFGDDQWCGRYDWSADYIRHSTEASLKRLQSDSIEMMMLHRPDPLAELDEVAEVLQALKDSGKVQQFGVSNMSGTQLAYLQSALSFPLVANQLEMSLSKLDWLNHNIAVNDQQALGHSFTAGTLEYCAMNKVQIQAWGSLSRGLFSGADLSNASQAQRDTAQLVRQYAEQHSSSTEAIVLAWLIRHPAGIQPVIGSVNVDRIRACADATKVQLSREQWYQLYVTSRGQALP
- a CDS encoding MATE family efflux transporter, with translation MLSNNITKQFWRYSIPSVIAMVVSGVYLIVDGIFIGHVLGASGLAAINLAWPIIFLVTGLGLMVGVGAGALISIASGKAQQTKAQSLLSHALLLMIVMAALFTSLLWALGETPIRVQGASGDIQQMAESYLSILGNGALVVLCSCALPILIRNDNSPNFATVLMIIGAVANIGLDYLLIVHWNWQLAGAAYATLGAQALVMLLALGYFFSPYSTLSFQFSRFTLNTGYLANIANLGLSSFFTTVYTAFITVIHNYLFLRYGSITETGAYAIVLYLSVIYYFIAEGFANGMQPLISYNYGAKRYDNVLKVMALGFSIILGTGLAAVVLINLFSELSVGVFNNNDPELLSATVTGIRLHLWAMPFDGLVFTAAVVFQSINMANRATLISLGNMAVQLPFMLILPMTLGVTGIWLVMPVSTVLLSILVTGWLIKLVSKLKAEA
- a CDS encoding GNAT family N-acetyltransferase yields the protein MNQNIKIRLAKLDDASAISALLTQLAQRFLVQDFTEAGSQCLLAAMTEQSIVSYIKQGFCYHLAEQFYEYGQPQLLGVVATRDNTHLYHLFVAELAQGQGLAGKLWQQAKAVCLANGNQGEFTVNASLGAKAMYQAWGFVAEQERRENKGIIDVPMRLIIEEVLTKEKQCN
- a CDS encoding DUF3291 domain-containing protein, whose translation is MQLAQLNIATARDDLDSPLLKDFVDNLEPINAIAEACDGFIWRLKDDSGNATEIQAFANPRMIVNMSVWQSVASLQQFMFKTHHIDMMKRRAEWFEKQPLATYVLWWVEANHQPSLEEALERLDHLRTHGESPFAFTFKSQFTAADII
- a CDS encoding glutamate synthase-related protein, translated to MSKAIIADNKPKKVSLVKGDQYYFCSCGRSKSQPFCDGSHAGTGLKPKAFTAEQSGDAYLCACKTTSNSPFCDGSHKQISAEQLGQEVPDITVKDTVPQATPTAEEPTVAFIHQLAREGLSQLGHHGAMTSMGVPRHLLPQWDEIQIMVAQMATKPLFENQSVGTKLVIGPEAAKPLALNIPLFVSDMSFGALSEEAKTALAKGAELAGTGICSGEGGMLAEEQQQNSRYLYELASAKFGYQESLLEKVQAFHFKGGQGAKTGTGGHLPGNKNQGKISLVRGIPEGQAAISPPTFEDLHSAKDFKYFADRVREVSGGIPIGFKLSANHIERDIQFALDASADYIILDGRGGGTGAAPEIFRDHISVPTIPALARARRYLDQQGASGRVSLIITGGLRLPMDFVKAMALGADGIAISNSAMQSIGCVAARICNTNNCPAGIATQNADLRQRLNVEKSAQQLSNFFNASVELMQVMARACGHDHLNQFNKNDLATWHREMAHLSGIAYAGFRPLD